From Rhopalosiphum padi isolate XX-2018 chromosome 2, ASM2088224v1, whole genome shotgun sequence:
ATCTCAGAATTCAAACCATTCAAGACCAGATAGTAAAGTTTATGGGGAGGGACCCCCAAATACTCTCGCCAAGTCCAATGATAAAGACAGGTCCGAGTTCAACAATACCTATTCCACAAAGAGATGCCATAAGAATATTTTACgacaacttaaataattttccaaCTTATCCTTCTGATACGTTTACTGAAAAAACTCAAAGCTTTTATCCTACTTGtaagttaaaatttgtaatttggtACCATAAACCATCACAGTATGGcatgtgatattttattttcggaTTTTAATTATACGCAGGTGACTTGCCAAAGCACACAAATGAAGGCGTCTGGAATACAAAGGAATCAAtgaatttaatgtttaacattACTTTACCCAAGTCGTCTAAGGGTATCTCAATCAACGTAAATATGGCTAGACTCAGGCTATACAAACAATTCGTATCGTGTTATTCACAATCGAGTAATGAGGTATGTACCAGTACATttgactattattttataatttagtgtttaattttttcaatctaTTTATCTATAGACCGATGATTCGCAAGCATGTCCACCAACATTTTATGTAGAAACTGTAAAACAATCCAACACTAATTTATCTACAGCTGGTGTAGTACCGCTAATATTAGACGAAAGACAAATTCGTGTATCAGTTTACGCGTACACCAGATCACTTAAGAGAAAAAGAGGTAAAACATTTGAATgagtatgttttatttattttttacctaacGAAATGTATTCCTTAACAGTAAAGAGGAAGTTATTGGATAGTCGTATGTTGCCATACTACAGTGAAAAATGGACAGAATGGAACATTCGTAATGCAGTAAAGGCTTGGCACAGGAACCCAGTTCGTAATTACGGAATCAGTGTTGAAGTGGAAGATGAAGATGGTAATTTGTTGCCAGTCAGCAAATTTTTCAGGCCCATGAATTGCTCAGGAGACGcgcaaataagtaataatttatttatttttcaattataaaaattattagcaaacaaaaaaaatgtataatattaattttataatacgctttctgttattaaaaatgttagtgaatacaatatatatatatatatatttatacaaggaTTAAACTAATTTCCTcagttgattttaatttttcaaaaaaatatgtatagtattatatatttacaaaaaaaaactaaacataatttttatcatgGCAATATTAGATTATGTGTTTAAGTAATCGTTACGACAATGAGCCacgataaaatattgtatttcaaatcattgtataaataaaatatatgaaaattcgTGTAAGAAAACGAATAATTGTGCTCATTGTGTTAGTTAAAACTGTACACCTCGAACGCGCCCATAATTTTATGATAGTCGCATTCACTCTGATCGTGTCTTATCTATgtcatttatttaatgattgttTTCTGATATGTTACAGTGGCCCCGAAGCCGGTTCCTGGATTCATAATGGAGGCAATGCACAACGGTTACCAGGCCGCTACAGCCAACAACAGTAACACAAACGCGGCCGACCCTTTAGCGTTTAGCTTCAACATGCACCGGTATCCGATAATGGACGTTACCACGGTAGAAGTGCCAGAATCGGAAGTGAACAACGCTATGCTTTACCAGTACGCGAAGAACGCGTTCGAACAGGTGGGTGGTAGTAGCGCGGCATCGGCGTCCTACTTATCGACGGGGCAGGAAGACCAGGGTAACCAGCACCGGCTCCGCCACGGTAGTCGGCAGCACCGTAACAACGGAACCGTACCCGGAAGTCTATCCAGAGACGGCCACGAGCTCCGCGATCAGATCATCATGCAAGGCGTAATCCAACGGAACGCGCAGCAC
This genomic window contains:
- the LOC132919839 gene encoding uncharacterized protein LOC132919839 isoform X2, whose amino-acid sequence is MMLTPRLLFAMAVLWVVTVTVQCRPTVDSEETEQDESDEISSNPTVLMVPNRILADPDSSFGKMLRDRLRTMSDKDLTVLQSNMQTAIKTDPNDDDMMMGDMPSADDPQDSSSPASPLGLVTVTPDMDYTDDLLRRQSDKNLRIQTIQDQIVKFMGRDPQILSPSPMIKTGPSSTIPIPQRDAIRIFYDNLNNFPTYPSDTFTEKTQSFYPTCDLPKHTNEGVWNTKESMNLMFNITLPKSSKGISINVNMARLRLYKQFVSCYSQSSNETDDSQACPPTFYVETVKQSNTNLSTAGVVPLILDERQIRVSVYAYTRSLKRKRVKRKLLDSRMLPYYSEKWTEWNIRNAVKAWHRNPVRNYGISVEVEDEDGNLLPVSKFFRPMNCSGDAQIMAPKPVPGFIMEAMHNGYQAATANNSNTNAADPLAFSFNMHRYPIMDVTTVEVPESEVNNAMLYQYAKNAFEQVGGSSAASASYLSTGQEDQGNQHRLRHGSRQHRNNGTVPGSLSRDGHELRDQIIMQGVIQRNAQHRPTTTEIPDYR
- the LOC132919839 gene encoding uncharacterized protein LOC132919839 isoform X1; the encoded protein is MMLTPRLLFAMAVLWVVTVTVQCRPTVDSEETEQDESDEISSNPTVLMVPNRILADPDSSFGKMLRDRLRTMSDKDLTVLQSNMQTAIKTDPNDDDMMMGDMPSADDPQDSSSPASPLGLVTVTPDMDYTDDLLRRQSPESEDPDASDKNLRIQTIQDQIVKFMGRDPQILSPSPMIKTGPSSTIPIPQRDAIRIFYDNLNNFPTYPSDTFTEKTQSFYPTCDLPKHTNEGVWNTKESMNLMFNITLPKSSKGISINVNMARLRLYKQFVSCYSQSSNETDDSQACPPTFYVETVKQSNTNLSTAGVVPLILDERQIRVSVYAYTRSLKRKRVKRKLLDSRMLPYYSEKWTEWNIRNAVKAWHRNPVRNYGISVEVEDEDGNLLPVSKFFRPMNCSGDAQIMAPKPVPGFIMEAMHNGYQAATANNSNTNAADPLAFSFNMHRYPIMDVTTVEVPESEVNNAMLYQYAKNAFEQVGGSSAASASYLSTGQEDQGNQHRLRHGSRQHRNNGTVPGSLSRDGHELRDQIIMQGVIQRNAQHRPTTTEIPDYR